A single Pseudomonas putida DNA region contains:
- a CDS encoding flavin reductase family protein, producing MDPKLLRTVMGQFATGVTVVTFVADGEPAGMTANAFMSVSLEPPLILISVRNASRFNQWVKEGVCYGVNFLAETQRPLSAHFGGRPEEGLALPYCFHEQTPLLDGSLVQLVARTVDVHPAGDHLLYIGEVEHLRIGEQRKPLLFYSGRYHQVHARAPGVEWSGCRDGW from the coding sequence ATGGACCCCAAACTTCTGCGCACGGTAATGGGCCAGTTCGCCACCGGCGTCACCGTGGTCACCTTCGTGGCCGACGGCGAGCCTGCAGGCATGACCGCCAATGCCTTCATGTCGGTATCGCTGGAGCCACCGCTGATCCTCATCTCGGTGCGCAATGCCTCGCGCTTCAACCAGTGGGTGAAGGAAGGGGTGTGCTACGGCGTCAACTTCCTGGCCGAAACCCAGCGCCCGCTGAGCGCCCACTTCGGTGGGCGGCCAGAGGAAGGCCTGGCGCTGCCGTACTGCTTCCACGAGCAGACGCCCTTGCTCGACGGCAGCCTGGTGCAACTGGTGGCACGCACGGTGGACGTGCACCCGGCCGGCGACCACCTGTTGTACATCGGCGAAGTCGAGCACCTGCGCATCGGTGAGCAACGCAAGCCGCTGCTGTTCTACAGCGGCCGTTATCACCAAGTGCACGCCCGCGCGCCGGGCGTGGAGTGGAGCGGTTGCCGCGACGGTTGGTAA